Proteins co-encoded in one Juglans regia cultivar Chandler chromosome 16, Walnut 2.0, whole genome shotgun sequence genomic window:
- the LOC108986112 gene encoding elongation of fatty acids protein 3-like, whose product MIIMISHFSSALQYWLVNHPIIFQFSWTQGQTLGSSPLFLTLTVLSYLFLTFLLSHLPLPPIRPGLLKSITAVHNLVLLIFSLIMALGCSVSTLSYAPHLLWVICLPPKTPPNGPLFFWAYMFYLSKILEFVDTLLIIVSNSTRRLTFLHVYHHAAVVIMCYIWLQTSQSMFPLVLVTNASVHVLMYAYYLCSALGVRPRWKRLLTECQIAQFLSSFVVLGLMLYYHFTGSGCSGVWGWCFNTVFYSSLLALFLDFHAKNYANSKRE is encoded by the coding sequence atgatcatcatgatcagccACTTTTCCTCAGCCCTTCAATACTGGCTCGTTAACCACCCAATCATCTTCCAATTCTCATGGACCCAGGGTCAAACCCTTGGCTCCTCTCCTCTATTCCTCACCCTCACTGTCCTCTCTTACCTCTTCCTCACCTTCCTTCTATCCCACCTCCCTCTCCCACCCATCAGGCCAGGCCTACTCAAATCAATCACTGCCGTCCATAATCTCGTCCTCCTCATCTTCTCCCTCATCATGGCCCTTGGTTGCAGCGTCTCCACCCTCTCCTACGCACCTCACTTGCTCTGGGTGATTTGCCTCCCCCCTAAAACCCCACCGAACGGGCCCCTATTTTTCTGGGCGTACATGTTCTATCTTTCCAAGATATTAGAATTCGTAGACACCCTTTTGATCATCGTGAGTAACTCGACCAGGAGACTCACTTTTCTCCACGTTTACCACCACGCAGCCGTCGTGATCATGTGCTACATATGGCTACAAACGTCGCAGTCCATGTTTCCGCTGGTGCTCGTGACCAACGCGTCGGTGCATGTGCTGATGTACGCCTACTACTTGTGTTCTGCACTCGGGGTGCGCCCCAGATGGAAGCGGCTGCTCACGGAATGTCAAATTGCGCAGTTTTTGTCTAGCTTTGTGGTTCTGGGTCTGATGCTGTATTACCATTTCACCGGGTCAGGCTGCAGCGGAGTCTGGGGCTGGTGCTTCAATACGGTCTTCTACTCTTCGCTTTTGGCTCTCTTCCTAGACTTCCATGCAAAGAATTATGCCAACTCGAAGAGAGAATAA